One part of the bacterium genome encodes these proteins:
- a CDS encoding sortase, which yields MAERTNFLKESRKVLLFFCFSFVLFFLAINLIHFFNFLGKQAAALVETEKQFSLKVLPEAANPALPPQENFILTEKENSLEIPKISIKTPLIIAKSEEMKEIIQDLKKGVVVYPGSDLPGQGGRLTIIGHSAPLSWPKIRYDWIFSKLGELEADDEILINFEHRQYRYKAVEKIFLEKGEQVPDSEGESSGQVVYLITCWPPGRDLKRLVIKAELVN from the coding sequence ATGGCTGAAAGAACAAATTTTTTAAAAGAATCCAGAAAAGTATTATTGTTCTTTTGCTTTTCTTTTGTTTTATTTTTCCTGGCCATAAACCTGATTCATTTCTTTAATTTTCTTGGGAAACAGGCCGCCGCTTTGGTAGAAACAGAAAAACAGTTTTCTCTAAAAGTTTTGCCTGAAGCGGCTAATCCAGCTTTGCCGCCGCAAGAGAATTTTATTTTGACGGAAAAAGAAAATAGCTTGGAAATTCCAAAGATCAGCATCAAAACTCCATTGATCATTGCCAAGAGCGAGGAAATGAAAGAGATTATCCAGGATTTAAAGAAAGGAGTCGTGGTCTATCCGGGATCAGATCTGCCTGGACAGGGCGGCCGGCTGACCATCATCGGGCATTCAGCTCCTTTAAGCTGGCCAAAGATCAGGTATGACTGGATTTTCAGCAAGCTCGGGGAATTGGAAGCTGATGATGAAATTCTGATTAACTTTGAGCATAGGCAGTACCGCTACAAAGCCGTAGAGAAGATCTTTCTGGAAAAAGGAGAACAGGTTCCCGATTCAGAAGGTGAAAGTTCTGGCCAAGTTGTCTATTTGATTACTTGCTGGCCTCCGGGCAGAGATTTGAAAAGGCTGGTTATCAAAGCTGAATTGGTAAATTAG
- a CDS encoding glycosyltransferase family 2 protein: protein MKKLSVIIPVFNEEKTIVQVIEQVLAQETGEWQKEIVVVDDGSTDSTGEKLKAFSGRIKVFRHGKNLGKGAALQTGFTAATGEAVIIQDADLEYDPADWPKMLEEFERDEKLVAVYGSRELSPKRRGYFHYVLGVKFLSFLVNLLFGSHLTDVYTCYKLFRTDFLRSLKLESNGFEIEAEITCKTLRARGKIKEVPIGYFPRRFSQGKKIRVRDGLKGAFKIVKFRFR, encoded by the coding sequence ATGAAAAAACTTTCTGTTATCATTCCGGTTTTCAACGAAGAAAAAACGATTGTTCAAGTGATTGAGCAGGTTTTAGCGCAAGAAACAGGGGAGTGGCAGAAAGAAATTGTTGTTGTTGACGACGGTTCGACGGACAGTACCGGAGAAAAACTGAAAGCGTTTTCCGGCCGGATAAAAGTTTTCCGACACGGAAAGAATCTAGGAAAGGGAGCGGCCTTGCAGACTGGCTTTACCGCTGCCACCGGGGAAGCTGTCATTATTCAGGACGCCGATTTGGAATATGATCCCGCCGACTGGCCGAAAATGCTGGAAGAATTTGAGAGAGACGAAAAGCTAGTCGCCGTCTACGGGTCGCGCGAGCTTAGCCCAAAAAGAAGAGGATATTTCCATTACGTTTTGGGCGTGAAGTTTTTAAGTTTTTTAGTAAATCTTCTCTTTGGCTCTCACCTGACTGATGTTTACACGTGCTATAAGCTTTTCCGGACAGATTTTCTCAGATCGCTGAAACTTGAAAGCAATGGTTTTGAAATAGAGGCGGAAATCACTTGCAAAACATTAAGAGCAAGAGGTAAAATTAAAGAAGTCCCGATTGGCTATTTCCCGCGCCGGTTTTCTCAAGGCAAGAAAATTCGCGTTCGAGACGGCTTAAAAGGCGCTTTCAAGATCGTTAAATTTCGGTTCAGATAA
- a CDS encoding non-canonical purine NTP pyrophosphatase, translating to MDKIVIATHNPAKKERFGQLLSMIVKAVLSLDDLGIKEKPFESGETAEDNAGIKARFYADKTGLPVLSEDEALYLDFLPQESQPGVHVRRIGGRDEVDDDRLLAYWQEIVSRVPDKKRTGRWHIAYCLATPEGKVKTASLDHPIVFFSPPSRIRVPGWPISSLQGPIGFNKPHSELTDSERRAHNQKADELIKEKLKELLA from the coding sequence ATGGATAAAATAGTTATTGCCACCCATAACCCGGCCAAGAAAGAGAGATTCGGCCAGCTGCTGTCTATGATAGTTAAGGCTGTTTTGAGTTTAGACGACCTTGGCATTAAGGAGAAACCTTTTGAATCAGGCGAGACCGCTGAAGACAACGCCGGAATAAAAGCCAGGTTTTATGCAGACAAGACCGGGTTGCCGGTTCTTTCTGAGGACGAAGCTCTGTATCTGGACTTTTTACCTCAAGAAAGCCAGCCAGGGGTTCATGTCAGGAGGATAGGCGGGAGAGACGAGGTTGACGACGACCGTCTCCTTGCCTATTGGCAGGAAATTGTTTCAAGAGTTCCCGATAAAAAGAGAACTGGCAGGTGGCATATTGCTTACTGCCTGGCCACTCCCGAAGGCAAGGTTAAAACGGCAAGTCTGGACCATCCTATTGTTTTCTTTTCCCCGCCGTCAAGAATAAGAGTTCCTGGTTGGCCAATAAGCAGCTTGCAAGGACCGATTGGTTTTAACAAACCTCACAGCGAATTAACAGATAGCGAAAGGCGGGCCCATAATCAGAAGGCAGACGAGTTGATTAAGGAAAAACTGAAAGAACTGTTAGCTTAG
- a CDS encoding CAP domain-containing protein: MDLFNLKNIYSQLKLAFFPYPENNFRPVLLQRQFLTYYVLLFLVLKLVVFPFYFLFPKTSFFAEVISSALVEMTNQDRKSMGLVPLKENSVLSQAALAKAQDMLNNDYFAHTSPKGVTPWYWIKKTGYTYQLAGENLAIGFLDSAEVEKAWKESPSHRQNLFNPKFKEIGIAVVRGDFQGKETTLVVQLFGNPAAKPAAVKTPVKPTQSPKPSPGAGPLIETPTPTSILGENETPSETLAPEPLAEKEKLSLPAGIITFGATKYDQFASRLITFILLFLVGSLSFNLFVNWIEGIKSRDLVFNTALFIFLFFISNILDKQLIISLIPHNLVI; this comes from the coding sequence ATGGATCTTTTTAACTTAAAAAATATCTATTCCCAGCTGAAATTAGCCTTTTTTCCCTATCCGGAAAATAATTTCCGGCCGGTCCTCTTGCAGCGCCAGTTTCTGACTTACTATGTTTTGCTCTTTTTGGTTTTAAAACTGGTGGTTTTTCCGTTCTATTTCCTATTCCCCAAGACTTCATTTTTTGCCGAAGTCATTAGTTCTGCCTTAGTTGAAATGACAAATCAAGACAGAAAATCTATGGGACTCGTCCCTTTGAAAGAAAATTCTGTTTTAAGCCAGGCAGCTTTAGCCAAGGCCCAGGATATGCTGAACAATGATTATTTTGCCCATACCAGCCCGAAAGGAGTCACTCCCTGGTACTGGATCAAAAAGACAGGCTATACTTATCAGCTGGCCGGAGAAAACTTGGCGATCGGTTTTTTGGATTCAGCCGAGGTGGAAAAGGCTTGGAAAGAATCTCCTTCTCACCGGCAGAATCTCTTCAATCCGAAGTTCAAGGAAATCGGCATTGCCGTGGTCAGGGGCGATTTTCAAGGCAAGGAAACTACTCTGGTGGTTCAGCTTTTCGGCAATCCCGCAGCAAAGCCGGCTGCCGTGAAAACTCCGGTCAAGCCGACTCAAAGTCCCAAACCCTCGCCCGGAGCAGGGCCTTTAATTGAGACTCCGACGCCAACCAGCATTCTTGGCGAAAACGAGACGCCGTCAGAAACCCTAGCGCCCGAACCTTTAGCCGAAAAGGAAAAGTTGAGCCTTCCGGCCGGAATAATTACTTTTGGGGCGACAAAGTACGACCAGTTTGCTTCAAGATTGATTACTTTTATCCTGCTTTTCCTGGTGGGATCCTTGTCTTTCAACCTTTTTGTCAATTGGATCGAAGGAATCAAGAGTCGAGATCTGGTTTTCAATACGGCTTTATTCATATTCTTATTTTTCATTTCTAATATTTTAGACAAGCAGCTGATTATCAGCCTGATTCCCCACAACTTGGTTATCTAA
- a CDS encoding SDR family NAD(P)-dependent oxidoreductase encodes MFELKNKVALVTGARRGMGKVDALMMAKQGAKVAVTDIDLKECQAVVDEIIKQGGEAAAWKMDVTDKAEIDRVFDEVIKSWGRLDILVNNAGVYLSKMAMDMTEADWDKTLDINLKGQFFCAQRAAREMAKNKWGRIINIASIASGQVGVGVMASSHYTASKGGIIGMSETLALEWASLGINVNVIAPGAIDTPMIQEAGMSKEAMDAFLAGIPLKRIGKSEEIAAMVVFLASEEASYITGATFVVDGGWLAA; translated from the coding sequence ATGTTTGAACTCAAAAATAAAGTAGCTTTAGTGACCGGGGCCAGAAGGGGAATGGGCAAAGTTGATGCTCTAATGATGGCCAAGCAAGGAGCCAAAGTGGCGGTGACAGATATAGATCTTAAAGAATGCCAGGCAGTGGTTGATGAAATCATTAAGCAGGGGGGCGAGGCCGCGGCCTGGAAAATGGATGTCACCGACAAGGCGGAAATAGACAGAGTTTTCGATGAAGTAATCAAATCCTGGGGGCGATTGGATATTCTGGTTAACAATGCCGGGGTTTATCTTTCGAAAATGGCAATGGACATGACCGAGGCTGACTGGGACAAAACTCTTGATATTAATCTCAAGGGACAGTTTTTCTGCGCCCAGAGAGCAGCCAGGGAAATGGCTAAGAACAAATGGGGCAGGATCATCAATATTGCCTCTATTGCTTCGGGACAGGTTGGCGTGGGGGTAATGGCCAGCTCCCATTATACTGCTTCCAAAGGAGGCATTATCGGCATGAGCGAAACACTTGCGCTTGAATGGGCTTCCTTGGGAATCAATGTTAATGTCATTGCTCCCGGGGCCATTGACACTCCCATGATCCAGGAAGCTGGCATGTCCAAAGAGGCAATGGATGCTTTTTTGGCCGGCATTCCCTTAAAAAGAATAGGCAAGTCAGAAGAAATCGCGGCCATGGTCGTTTTTCTGGCTTCAGAAGAGGCAAGCTATATCACCGGCGCCACCTTTGTCGTTGACGGCGGGTGGCTGGCAGCATGA
- a CDS encoding sugar phosphate nucleotidyltransferase, translating to MPRNPIKKAVLLVAGLGTRFLPLSKVFSKELWPLLNRPIIDYIIDEIKRSGIKEIVFVISPENKALRDYFRRNRKAEKILKERGKKEILRDFQKHQRSFKGLSLSFVCQKEPLGLGHAILQAKSKVGKEPFIVCYNDDVIISDTPCLSQLIKVFKEYGKAVVAIKRVPKERVGLYGSLKVKKVGPRLYQIKGIIEKPKLGQAYSNLVLDGRYLLTADVFNYLGKPESFFQGEIILANALEEMIKAGIIVYGYEFEGKWLECGTVQTWLKSNLFLAKRHPDFKNFK from the coding sequence ATGCCGAGAAATCCGATCAAAAAAGCGGTTTTATTGGTTGCCGGGCTAGGAACCCGGTTTCTTCCGCTTTCTAAGGTTTTTTCTAAGGAGCTCTGGCCGCTTTTAAACCGGCCGATAATCGACTACATCATTGATGAAATAAAGAGATCTGGCATAAAAGAGATTGTTTTTGTCATTTCTCCGGAGAATAAAGCCCTGCGCGATTATTTCAGACGCAATCGTAAGGCAGAAAAGATTTTAAAAGAAAGAGGAAAAAAAGAAATCTTGAGGGATTTTCAAAAGCATCAAAGAAGTTTCAAGGGCCTTTCTTTGTCTTTTGTCTGTCAAAAGGAGCCTCTTGGTCTTGGCCACGCAATCTTACAGGCAAAAAGCAAAGTTGGCAAAGAGCCGTTCATTGTCTGTTATAACGACGACGTCATTATCTCTGACACTCCTTGTTTATCGCAATTAATCAAGGTTTTCAAGGAATACGGTAAAGCCGTGGTTGCCATCAAGAGGGTTCCCAAAGAAAGAGTCGGCCTTTATGGCTCACTAAAGGTTAAAAAAGTCGGCCCTCGTCTTTATCAGATCAAAGGGATTATTGAAAAGCCAAAACTTGGGCAAGCTTATTCAAACTTAGTGCTCGATGGCAGATATCTTCTTACCGCCGACGTTTTTAACTATTTGGGAAAACCAGAATCGTTTTTTCAAGGAGAAATTATTCTGGCTAATGCCCTTGAGGAAATGATTAAAGCGGGTATAATAGTCTATGGATACGAGTTTGAAGGAAAGTGGCTTGAATGCGGCACCGTCCAGACTTGGCTGAAGTCAAACCTGTTTCTAGCCAAAAGGCACCCAGACTTTAAAAATTTTAAATAA
- the rlmN gene encoding 23S rRNA (adenine(2503)-C(2))-methyltransferase RlmN — MDLDKLRKVLAGEPAFRLKQAGQAIFKDLIENWQEALVLPLPLRQKLAEECPLKIEAETLASADKKTIKALITFDDGLKAETVLMRYSDRNTVCVSSMFGCPLKCEFCATGKIGFKRNLTADEITEQVLFFNRYLKKENQRVNSIVFMGMGEPFLNYDNVMGAVKTLNDKEGFNIGARHISISTVGIIDGIEKLAKEPLQVNLAISLHAASDNLRSEIMPINQTQPLKSVLKAVESYFKTTRRKVMFEYIMIAGVNDSLERARELVGLLSGLKSTAFMVNLISYNPTGIFKASTPKQIRDFEAVLEESGIEVTQRYRFGQSIKAACGQLAGK, encoded by the coding sequence ATGGATTTAGATAAGTTAAGGAAAGTTTTGGCAGGCGAGCCGGCGTTTCGCCTGAAGCAAGCTGGACAGGCAATTTTTAAGGATTTGATTGAAAACTGGCAAGAAGCCTTGGTTTTGCCTTTGCCTTTACGGCAAAAACTGGCAGAGGAATGTCCTCTGAAAATTGAAGCGGAGACGCTGGCGTCGGCTGATAAGAAAACGATCAAGGCGTTGATTACTTTTGACGACGGCTTGAAAGCAGAAACGGTTTTGATGCGCTACTCTGACAGAAATACTGTTTGCGTTTCTTCAATGTTCGGCTGTCCTTTAAAATGCGAGTTTTGTGCCACCGGCAAGATAGGATTTAAAAGGAACCTGACCGCAGATGAAATTACTGAACAAGTTTTGTTTTTTAACCGCTATCTGAAAAAAGAAAACCAGAGAGTAAATAGTATTGTTTTTATGGGTATGGGCGAGCCGTTTTTAAATTACGATAATGTCATGGGGGCAGTCAAAACCCTGAACGATAAGGAAGGTTTTAATATTGGCGCCAGGCACATTTCTATTTCGACAGTCGGCATTATTGACGGTATTGAAAAACTGGCCAAAGAGCCTTTGCAGGTTAACCTAGCCATTTCTCTGCATGCCGCCAGCGACAACCTTCGCTCCGAAATTATGCCGATTAATCAAACCCAGCCCCTAAAAAGCGTTTTAAAAGCAGTTGAAAGCTATTTTAAAACTACTCGCCGCAAGGTTATGTTTGAATATATAATGATAGCAGGCGTTAATGACAGCTTAGAAAGAGCTAGAGAGCTGGTTGGGTTATTGTCTGGATTAAAATCTACTGCTTTTATGGTTAACCTGATTTCATACAATCCAACTGGCATTTTTAAAGCTTCGACGCCAAAACAAATAAGAGATTTTGAAGCTGTTTTAGAAGAGTCGGGCATTGAAGTAACCCAAAGGTATCGATTTGGCCAAAGCATTAAAGCTGCCTGCGGTCAGCTAGCAGGTAAATAA
- a CDS encoding magnesium transporter CorA family protein: MRIIEQDNFKWIDILKPDREALDFLRDNFNFHPLILKEAQQPTLHPMVERYEDYLYLILHFPDFNHSANRWIQTVEIDFLITRDALITIRYQDFVDFEEIFDLARKDKINFFGQSTGHLFYHLVRGIFAKMHPEIDYFKTEIDELDSQIFQQFEEKYLERIAWLKRQILNFIRAIKSQKGVWETLPLTAFGFWGRELKPYFSDLVADYSRLLNVVETNKEVVDSLYLTLSSILDNKQNHVMRLLTIFTAIILPLSLFASVYGMNLINLPLAGHHLAFWFFLFGMITVTVLMLIYFRRRKWF, translated from the coding sequence ATGAGAATAATTGAACAAGACAATTTCAAGTGGATTGATATTTTAAAACCAGACAGAGAGGCGCTCGATTTTTTGAGGGATAATTTTAATTTTCACCCCCTCATTTTAAAAGAAGCCCAGCAGCCGACGCTCCATCCTATGGTTGAGCGCTACGAAGATTATCTTTACCTAATCCTTCACTTTCCGGATTTTAACCATAGCGCGAACCGTTGGATCCAGACGGTTGAAATAGACTTCTTGATCACCCGAGATGCTTTAATTACTATTCGCTATCAGGATTTCGTTGATTTTGAGGAGATCTTTGATCTCGCCCGAAAAGATAAAATTAATTTTTTTGGTCAGAGTACCGGTCATCTTTTCTACCACTTAGTAAGGGGCATTTTTGCCAAGATGCATCCTGAAATCGATTATTTCAAGACAGAGATTGACGAGCTCGACAGTCAAATCTTTCAGCAGTTTGAGGAAAAGTATCTCGAGAGAATTGCCTGGCTCAAACGGCAAATTCTGAATTTCATCCGTGCGATTAAATCCCAAAAAGGGGTTTGGGAAACTCTTCCTTTAACAGCTTTCGGGTTTTGGGGACGAGAGCTGAAACCGTACTTCTCTGATTTGGTCGCGGATTACAGCCGCCTTCTCAACGTGGTCGAAACCAACAAAGAAGTGGTTGATTCCTTGTATTTAACCTTGAGTTCGATTCTGGACAATAAACAGAATCACGTGATGAGACTTTTGACCATTTTCACTGCGATCATCCTTCCCTTATCCCTTTTTGCGTCGGTCTACGGAATGAATCTGATCAATCTTCCCCTGGCAGGGCATCATTTAGCATTTTGGTTTTTCCTTTTTGGCATGATTACAGTCACGGTTTTAATGCTTATTTATTTTCGCAGGAGAAAATGGTTTTAA
- a CDS encoding GerMN domain-containing protein — translation MRKTILILILTISILGLVVLFLRFGIGGDEDTWLCQNGQWVKHGKPLASEPVRGCGKIETENIKIDNPESDQIISFPLIIKGQARGSWYFEASFPIKLLDKNQKELAVTIAEAQADWMTNDFVPFKAVIELSSLPKTSQGTLVLQKDNPSGLPENDEKIIMPIRFPGPDTITTIKTFFNNSNLDPEFSCNKVFPVERAISKTPASARAALESLLRGPSFKEQKEGFSTSINSGVKIQKLAIENGIAKVDFDSQLEFQVGGSCRVSAIRAQITQTLKQFPTVKEVIISINGQTEDILQP, via the coding sequence ATGAGAAAAACAATTTTAATTTTAATATTAACAATTTCTATTTTAGGATTAGTAGTTTTGTTCCTTCGTTTTGGAATCGGCGGGGATGAAGACACTTGGCTCTGCCAGAACGGCCAATGGGTAAAGCACGGCAAACCCTTGGCGTCAGAGCCTGTCAGGGGATGCGGCAAAATTGAAACAGAAAATATTAAAATTGATAATCCAGAATCAGACCAGATTATTTCTTTCCCTTTGATAATAAAAGGACAAGCCAGGGGCAGCTGGTATTTTGAGGCAAGTTTTCCAATCAAGCTTTTAGATAAAAACCAAAAAGAATTAGCCGTTACTATTGCCGAAGCTCAGGCTGATTGGATGACTAATGATTTTGTGCCGTTTAAAGCCGTAATTGAGCTTTCTTCTTTGCCTAAAACTAGCCAAGGAACTTTAGTTTTGCAAAAAGACAATCCTTCTGGTTTACCTGAAAATGACGAGAAAATCATTATGCCTATCCGTTTTCCCGGGCCAGACACGATAACAACCATTAAAACCTTTTTCAATAACAGTAATCTTGACCCTGAGTTTTCCTGCAACAAGGTTTTTCCGGTAGAAAGAGCGATCTCGAAAACTCCGGCTTCAGCCAGGGCGGCTTTGGAATCTTTGCTCAGGGGACCGAGTTTCAAAGAACAGAAAGAGGGATTTTCGACTAGTATTAATTCCGGAGTGAAAATTCAGAAACTAGCGATTGAAAACGGAATTGCCAAGGTCGATTTTGATAGCCAATTAGAGTTTCAAGTCGGAGGATCGTGCCGGGTTTCAGCTATCAGGGCGCAAATTACCCAAACCCTGAAACAATTCCCAACCGTAAAAGAAGTCATTATTTCAATAAACGGCCAGACCGAAGACATTTTACAGCCATAG
- a CDS encoding NAD(P)H-hydrate dehydratase translates to MIEVTKEILKSVYQPRPTDKAVRKYDYGLLLIIGGSDFYSGQPAISALAAFKAGVDVIRVIAPKRAADIIASFFPAISAYPLDGSWLEKRHLATLLSMAESAKEVSRGKTALVIGGGMGRTKETQEAIIEFLTQNTLPAVIDADAIYALAKSPQSIKGENSVITPNTYEFYALTGREIYQLPDEEKVKIVQEEAEKLQTTIVLKGKLDIISNGKEVAINRTGSPYLSKMGIGDAFAGICGAFLAKGIDSFTAAQAAAYINGLAGEIAAKKMKDSLLVTDLIEAIPKVIK, encoded by the coding sequence ATGATTGAAGTTACTAAAGAAATACTAAAGAGCGTTTACCAGCCACGGCCGACAGACAAAGCTGTCAGGAAATACGACTACGGGCTTTTGCTGATAATTGGGGGATCTGACTTTTATTCGGGTCAGCCGGCAATCTCGGCCCTGGCGGCTTTTAAAGCCGGCGTGGACGTCATCAGGGTTATCGCTCCCAAAAGAGCGGCCGACATCATTGCTTCTTTCTTTCCGGCCATCTCCGCTTACCCTCTAGACGGCAGCTGGCTGGAGAAAAGACATTTGGCGACCCTGCTTTCCATGGCCGAGTCAGCCAAAGAAGTTTCTCGCGGCAAGACCGCTTTGGTGATTGGCGGCGGCATGGGCAGGACCAAGGAAACCCAGGAAGCGATTATTGAGTTTTTGACGCAAAATACTTTGCCGGCGGTCATCGACGCCGACGCCATTTACGCTCTGGCCAAGAGCCCTCAAAGCATAAAAGGGGAGAATTCGGTCATTACCCCCAACACTTACGAGTTTTACGCCCTGACCGGCCGGGAAATCTACCAGCTTCCCGACGAAGAAAAAGTGAAAATTGTCCAGGAAGAGGCGGAAAAACTCCAGACCACAATCGTTTTGAAGGGCAAGCTTGACATTATCTCAAACGGAAAGGAAGTGGCGATAAACAGAACCGGCAGCCCTTATCTTAGCAAAATGGGAATCGGAGACGCTTTTGCCGGCATTTGCGGCGCTTTTCTGGCTAAGGGCATAGATTCTTTCACCGCTGCCCAGGCGGCCGCCTATATTAACGGTTTGGCGGGGGAAATAGCGGCCAAGAAAATGAAAGATTCGCTCTTGGTGACGGATTTGATTGAGGCGATTCCTAAGGTTATCAAGTAG
- a CDS encoding cell division protein FtsZ, whose translation MATKTKTVKIKGKAKTAMIKKKESPIQKPEKAEVLKKDDLKQKRTRIKVIGIGDGGSAIVADLARELKGIDFWVANTDWRRLQRYPSAVKILHFGEKHTRGMGTGTDPEIGRQAALADKERIAKILKGSDLCFLISSLGGGTGSGATPVFAKICQQENILTFGIFTLPFKFEGEKKIEIAKDSLEKMRANLSTTLIFPNEKIFQSLDKNISFNEGFSAINKVLSEGLQGLIGLIFQPGLINIDFADLKTILEGKGKPAYLVNAEFGKGAKIEEIRKKIFQNAFLAYSFRHARAVLFNIASDNNLALGEVSEISQMVFGAVHPEAKIIFGISFNNKLLGKIRVTLLAIGGREKIFSSSEKKRKVKIRKKKEKKGLDGGKGKSEQDKIEVKIRRNALQVKEETKAEEETIAAKERVWETPAILRKGFLSN comes from the coding sequence ATGGCAACCAAGACGAAAACGGTCAAAATTAAGGGGAAAGCGAAGACAGCGATGATTAAAAAGAAGGAAAGCCCGATCCAAAAGCCCGAAAAAGCCGAGGTTTTGAAAAAAGACGATCTTAAGCAAAAAAGAACCAGAATTAAAGTAATCGGCATCGGCGACGGCGGATCGGCCATTGTTGCCGATCTGGCTCGAGAGCTTAAAGGCATTGATTTCTGGGTGGCCAATACCGATTGGCGGAGGCTCCAGAGATATCCTTCGGCAGTCAAAATACTTCATTTTGGAGAAAAGCATACTCGGGGAATGGGAACCGGCACCGACCCCGAAATCGGCAGACAAGCGGCTTTAGCCGACAAGGAAAGGATCGCCAAAATCCTGAAAGGCAGCGATCTTTGTTTTTTAATATCTTCGCTTGGAGGAGGTACGGGATCCGGGGCGACGCCGGTTTTCGCTAAAATCTGCCAGCAGGAGAATATTCTTACTTTCGGGATTTTCACTCTTCCGTTTAAATTCGAGGGAGAAAAGAAGATAGAAATCGCCAAAGATTCTCTTGAAAAAATGAGGGCGAATTTGAGCACCACCCTGATTTTCCCGAACGAAAAGATTTTTCAAAGCCTGGATAAAAATATTTCTTTCAACGAAGGTTTTTCAGCCATAAACAAGGTTTTGTCCGAAGGCCTTCAGGGATTGATCGGCCTGATTTTTCAGCCGGGATTGATCAATATCGATTTTGCCGATCTAAAAACCATTCTCGAGGGAAAGGGAAAGCCGGCTTATCTGGTCAATGCCGAATTTGGAAAAGGCGCCAAGATTGAAGAAATCAGAAAGAAGATTTTCCAGAACGCCTTCCTAGCATACAGCTTCCGCCACGCTCGGGCCGTTCTTTTTAATATCGCTTCTGACAATAACTTGGCTCTCGGCGAGGTTTCCGAAATCAGCCAGATGGTTTTCGGCGCAGTTCACCCCGAAGCCAAAATCATTTTTGGCATAAGTTTTAACAATAAACTTTTAGGCAAAATCAGGGTGACGCTTTTGGCGATCGGCGGCAGGGAGAAAATCTTTTCTTCAAGCGAAAAGAAAAGAAAGGTCAAGATCCGTAAAAAGAAAGAGAAAAAGGGCCTTGACGGCGGGAAGGGAAAATCAGAGCAAGACAAGATAGAGGTGAAAATAAGGAGAAATGCCCTTCAGGTGAAAGAGGAAACCAAGGCCGAAGAGGAAACGATTGCCGCCAAAGAAAGAGTTTGGGAAACGCCGGCGATCTTGAGAAAAGGATTCTTATCTAATTAA
- a CDS encoding DUF3850 domain-containing protein yields the protein MAIIKKKSRPKIFGLMKSGEKKFDLRVADFKVKKGDTLVLQEWDPKKKGYTGRKLAKKVKYVTKFNLDDFGQKKAIEEKGLYIIQV from the coding sequence ATGGCAATCATTAAAAAGAAAAGCCGGCCAAAGATTTTTGGCTTAATGAAGTCAGGCGAAAAAAAGTTTGACCTCAGAGTGGCCGATTTTAAAGTTAAGAAGGGTGATACCCTGGTTTTGCAGGAGTGGGATCCCAAGAAAAAGGGATACACCGGCAGAAAGCTGGCAAAAAAAGTAAAGTACGTGACGAAATTCAACCTTGACGATTTTGGCCAGAAAAAAGCAATCGAGGAAAAGGGCTTATATATTATTCAAGTTTAA